TATAAAAAGCACCACAACAGCCGAAATTAGTTTGAAAACTACAGAATCATAGACTTTCTGTTTCATGAATCCTATATCCTTTACCAATTACATTTTCGATTAGGTTTTTGCCGCAGGCAGCCCTTAGCTTTTTCCTAAGCGAAGACATATGCACCCTCACCGTATTTGAAAAACCATCCGCATTTGAATCCCAAACGTGTTCGATAAGCTCTTCTGCCGAAATAAAACGCTCAGAATTTAAAAACAAGTATTCCAAAATCCCAGTTTCCTTGACTGTAAGGGGAATAACTTCTCCGTTAAAAGACGCTTGCCTTTTGATTGTATCAAAGGAGAGGCCGGAAATATCTATAACTGTGGCCTGGTGGATTTTTTTGCCTCTCAAATGTGAACGCATTCTGGCATCAAGTTCCCTAAGGGCAAAGGGCTTTACCATGTAGTCACTCGCCCCAAGATCAAGGCCCTTGACCCTATCTTCTATGTCGGACCTGGCAGTTAGCATAATAATAGCTACTTCTTTGTTGTCCTCCCTAATAGCTCTAAGGACCTCAAAACCGTCCTTTCCCGGCAAATTTACATCCAAAATTATGAGATCATAGGATTCAACATAAGCCATATCAATTGCATCGTCACCGTTACTTGCCTTATCA
This genomic window from Anaerococcus murdochii contains:
- a CDS encoding response regulator transcription factor, with translation MKVLIVEDELDLLDSIAEGLTLLGYVTDKASNGDDAIDMAYVESYDLIILDVNLPGKDGFEVLRAIREDNKEVAIIMLTARSDIEDRVKGLDLGASDYMVKPFALRELDARMRSHLRGKKIHQATVIDISGLSFDTIKRQASFNGEVIPLTVKETGILEYLFLNSERFISAEELIEHVWDSNADGFSNTVRVHMSSLRKKLRAACGKNLIENVIGKGYRIHETESL